In the genome of Sphaeramia orbicularis chromosome 13, fSphaOr1.1, whole genome shotgun sequence, one region contains:
- the tomt gene encoding transmembrane O-methyltransferase homolog: MVSPAIALAFLPLLLTVIIRYRFYFVLFYRAILIRIWKDCVTGLTREERAFQYVLTHATPGDPESILEAFDEWCSKVEFISNIGPKKGKILDRLLLEQRPLTVLELGTHCGYSTIRIARALPLGARLYSVEMDQRNAAIAEKIIRLAGFDDDTVELIVNPSDEVIPRLRSDYGLERLDFVFMDHWKKCYRPDLELLEGCGLLGKGSMIVADNVLFPGAPKFLRYIRKCGLYEWKIHRATLEYSRGIRDGMAELVYQGIK, encoded by the exons ATGGTGTCTCCAGCTATTGCTCTGGCCTTCCTCCCTCTCCTGCTCACAGTAATCATCAGGTACCGGTTCTACTTCGTGCTGTTCTACCGGGCGATCCTGATCAGAATATGGAAGGACTGTGTCACTGGTCTAACCAGAGAGGAGCGAGCCTTCCAGTATGTTCTAACCCACGCCACCCCTGGAGACCCTGAGAGCATCCTGGAGGCCTTTGATGAGTGGTGCAGCAAAGTGGAGTTTATCAGCAACATTGGACCCAAAAAAG GGAAGATCCTGGACCGGCTGCTGTTGGAACAAAGGCCCCTGACAGTGTTGGAGCTGGGGACACACTGTGGCTACAGCACCATCCGGATCGCCAGGGCTCTGCCGCTGGGAGCCCGACTTTACAGCGTGGAGATGGACCAGAGAAATGCTGCGATTGCTGAGAAAATCATCCGCCTGGCAGGGTTCGACGATGACACG GTTGAACTGATTGTGAATCCATCAGATGAGGTGATCCCTCGGCTCAGGTCTGACTATGGATTGGAAAGACTGGATTTTGTCTTCATGGATCACTGGAAGAAATGCTACCGCCCTGATCTGGAG ttgttggAGGGCTGTGGGCTACTGGGGAAGGGATCAATGATTGTGGCTGACAATGTTCTGTTTCCTGGAGCTCCAAAGTTTCTGAGATACATCCGCAAGTGTGGCCTGTATGAATGGAAGATCCACAGGGCCACACTGGAGTACAGCAGGGGCATCAGGGATGGGATGGCCGAGCTGGTGTACCAAGGAATCAAGTAG